A single region of the Streptomyces vilmorinianum genome encodes:
- a CDS encoding DUF3099 domain-containing protein — translation MRKHGGTEVFRITEARQGLSDDVRGRERRYVISMVVRTLSVIAAVLLWNVERHVAIVALVLGGLLPYIAVVIANAGREKAPSLPSTFVPAPTRPELPAGDATPEARTERSYGQS, via the coding sequence ATGCGGAAGCATGGCGGGACAGAGGTTTTCCGAATCACCGAGGCCCGTCAGGGCCTGTCCGACGATGTGCGCGGCCGGGAGCGGCGGTACGTGATCTCGATGGTGGTGCGGACGCTGTCCGTCATCGCCGCGGTCCTCCTGTGGAACGTCGAGCGGCATGTGGCCATCGTGGCTCTGGTGCTCGGCGGACTGCTCCCCTATATCGCCGTGGTCATCGCCAACGCGGGCCGGGAGAAAGCGCCGTCCCTCCCCTCCACATTCGTTCCGGCACCGACCCGTCCGGAGCTCCCTGCCGGGGACGCCACGCCGGAGGCGCGTACGGAACGTTCGTACGGTCAGAGTTGA
- a CDS encoding GlsB/YeaQ/YmgE family stress response membrane protein codes for MSWLWAIIVGFVLGLIAKAIIPGKQQIPLWLTTVFGIIGSVLGNSVASWIGVEDTRGIDWTRHLLQLIGAVAVVGVGDMLWASIRGGKQRA; via the coding sequence ATGAGTTGGCTGTGGGCAATCATCGTGGGCTTTGTGCTCGGCCTGATCGCGAAAGCGATCATTCCGGGAAAACAACAGATCCCGCTGTGGCTGACGACCGTCTTCGGCATTATCGGCAGTGTTCTCGGTAATTCCGTCGCGTCCTGGATCGGGGTCGAGGACACCAGGGGTATCGACTGGACACGCCACCTGCTCCAGCTCATCGGCGCGGTCGCCGTGGTGGGCGTGGGCGACATGCTCTGGGCCTCGATCAGGGGCGGCAAGCAGCGTGCCTGA
- the tyrS gene encoding tyrosine--tRNA ligase translates to MTDIVEELKWRGLFAQSTDEDALRKALADGPVTFYCGFDPTAASLHVGHLVQVLTVRRLQQAGHRPLALVGGATGQIGDPRPTAERTLNDPETVANWVNRLRTQIEPFLSFEGENAAVMVNNLDWTAGMSAIEFLRDIGKHFRVNKMLTKDSVARRLESEQGISYTEFSYQLLQGMDFLELYRRYGCTLQQGGSDQWGNLVAGLDLIHKLEPGAQVHALATPLMVKADGTKFGKTEGGAVWLDPEMTTPYAFYQFWLNVDDRDISTYMRILSFRSRAELEELEQLTAERPQARTAQRALAEELTTLVHGADQCQAVIDASKALFGQGDLGELDEATLAAALSELPHARVAELGQVVDLFTEVGLAPSKSAARRTVKEGGAYVNNVKVTAEDAEVSADELLHGRWLVLRRGKKNLAAIEVGAEG, encoded by the coding sequence GTGACGGACATCGTCGAGGAGCTGAAGTGGCGCGGGCTGTTCGCCCAGTCCACTGACGAGGACGCATTGCGCAAGGCTCTCGCGGACGGTCCCGTCACCTTCTATTGCGGTTTCGACCCGACCGCGGCCAGTCTCCACGTCGGTCACCTGGTCCAGGTGCTCACCGTCCGCCGGCTCCAGCAGGCCGGTCACCGGCCGCTGGCGCTGGTCGGCGGGGCCACCGGCCAGATCGGCGACCCCCGGCCGACCGCCGAGCGCACCCTGAACGACCCCGAGACGGTCGCGAACTGGGTGAACCGGCTGCGGACGCAGATCGAGCCGTTCCTCTCCTTCGAGGGGGAGAACGCGGCGGTCATGGTGAACAACCTGGACTGGACCGCGGGCATGTCCGCGATCGAGTTCCTGCGGGACATCGGCAAGCACTTCCGGGTCAACAAGATGCTGACCAAGGACTCCGTCGCCCGGCGCCTGGAGTCCGAGCAGGGCATCAGCTACACCGAGTTCAGCTACCAGCTGCTGCAGGGCATGGACTTCCTGGAGCTGTACCGGCGCTACGGCTGCACGCTGCAGCAGGGCGGTTCGGACCAGTGGGGCAACCTGGTGGCGGGCCTCGACCTGATCCACAAGCTGGAGCCGGGGGCGCAGGTCCACGCGCTGGCGACCCCGCTGATGGTCAAGGCGGACGGCACCAAGTTCGGCAAGACCGAGGGCGGAGCCGTCTGGCTGGACCCGGAGATGACGACGCCGTACGCGTTCTACCAGTTCTGGCTGAACGTGGACGACCGTGACATCTCCACGTACATGCGGATCCTGTCCTTCAGGTCCCGTGCGGAGCTGGAGGAGCTGGAGCAGCTCACCGCCGAGCGGCCGCAGGCCCGTACGGCTCAGCGGGCGCTCGCCGAGGAGCTGACGACGCTGGTGCACGGCGCCGATCAGTGCCAGGCCGTCATCGACGCCTCGAAGGCGCTGTTCGGGCAGGGCGACCTGGGCGAGCTGGACGAGGCCACCCTGGCGGCGGCGCTCTCCGAGCTGCCGCACGCGCGCGTGGCCGAGCTCGGGCAGGTCGTGGACCTGTTCACCGAGGTCGGTCTGGCTCCGAGCAAGTCGGCGGCGCGCCGGACGGTGAAGGAGGGCGGGGCGTACGTGAACAACGTGAAGGTCACCGCCGAGGACGCCGAGGTGTCGGCGGACGAGCTGCTGCACGGCCGCTGGCTGGTGCTGCGCCGGGGCAAGAAGAACCTGGCCGCGATCGAGGTCGGCGCCGAGGGCTGA